A genome region from Paenibacillus pabuli includes the following:
- a CDS encoding LysR family transcriptional regulator, producing MEFRQLQYTLQIAAERNFSRAAEKLHIAQPSLSQQLSKLEKELGVLLFQRNTSTVELTHAGVTFVEQAQKIVDAMELLRQEMSDISQLRKGKVVVGSMPITGSHLLPHVLPAYQQAYPDIEVTLLEDAGLTLEKLTAIGKADLSLLSLPLQEPSLSYVAIGEERIDLAVPPHHPLAVRGNPDHPIPVHMEELRDESFVVLKKGQGFRKLTFDLCEQAGFDPSVVFESNNIETVQSLVATGMGITLVPRFIARAPRSEFVPVYVPLAEPVPSRTLVVAYRQGRVLSKAAEAFIDTFKQTVAKLSEGDHDSPGSVN from the coding sequence ATGGAATTCAGACAACTTCAATATACGCTGCAGATTGCTGCAGAACGGAATTTTTCGCGGGCAGCCGAGAAACTTCATATTGCTCAGCCTTCACTTAGCCAGCAATTGTCTAAACTGGAGAAAGAGCTTGGCGTTCTGCTCTTTCAGCGCAATACAAGTACAGTAGAGTTGACCCATGCCGGAGTCACATTTGTGGAGCAAGCCCAAAAAATCGTGGATGCCATGGAATTACTCAGACAGGAAATGTCGGACATCTCCCAGCTTCGCAAAGGCAAAGTCGTTGTGGGCAGCATGCCGATCACCGGTTCCCACCTTCTGCCGCATGTACTCCCCGCTTACCAGCAAGCCTATCCGGATATCGAAGTTACGCTGCTTGAAGACGCCGGACTAACACTGGAGAAACTGACAGCCATCGGCAAGGCAGATCTCAGCCTGCTCTCCTTGCCCTTGCAGGAACCGAGCCTGTCTTATGTTGCAATTGGCGAAGAGCGAATCGATCTGGCTGTACCTCCTCATCACCCTCTTGCCGTTAGAGGAAATCCGGATCATCCGATTCCTGTGCATATGGAGGAGCTCCGGGACGAGTCGTTTGTTGTCCTGAAAAAAGGGCAGGGCTTCCGCAAGCTGACCTTTGACCTGTGTGAGCAGGCCGGATTTGATCCGAGTGTCGTATTTGAGAGCAATAACATTGAAACCGTGCAGTCCCTTGTAGCTACAGGCATGGGTATTACACTCGTCCCACGCTTTATTGCCAGGGCGCCTCGCAGTGAATTTGTGCCGGTCTATGTACCACTTGCTGAACCTGTCCCAAGTCGTACTCTCGTCGTCGCATACCGTCAGGGACGTGTATTGTCCAAAGCTGCAGAAGCTTTTATTGACACATTCAAACAGACCGTCGCCAAGCTTTCGGAAGGAGACCATGATAGTCCTGGCTCTGTAAATTAG
- the leuC gene encoding 3-isopropylmalate dehydratase large subunit — protein MSKKTMFEKIWENHVIHQEEGKPSILYIDLHLVHEVTSPQAFEGLRLSGRKVRRPELTFATMDHNVPTKDRFNITDPISKQQIDTLSQNCRDFGVKLYDLDTIDQGVVHVMGPELGLTHPGKTIVCGDSHTSTHGAFGALAFGIGTSEVEHVMATQCLQQAKAKTMEVRFVGKRNPGVTAKDMILAVIAKYGTDFATGYVIEYTGESIRELSMEERMTVCNMSIEGGARAGMIAPDETTFEYLRGREYVPADAKFDEAVAAWKELVTDEGAEFDRVVEIDVESLIPQVTWGTSPGMGTDISSKVPVPAELPTENERKAAEKALEYMGLTPGTPISEIPVDYVFIGSCTNGRIEDLRAAAQVAKGHTVSSNVTAIVVPGSGRVKIQAEKEGLDKIFTEAGFEWRDAGCSMCLAMNPDVLKPGQRCASTSNRNFEGRQGRGGRTHLVSPAMAAAAAVKGHFVDVRDWNFKTEAVI, from the coding sequence ATGAGTAAAAAAACGATGTTTGAGAAAATTTGGGAAAATCACGTAATTCATCAGGAAGAAGGAAAACCAAGCATTCTGTATATCGATCTCCACCTTGTACACGAAGTAACTTCTCCACAGGCGTTTGAAGGTTTGCGTTTGTCAGGACGTAAGGTACGTCGCCCGGAATTAACGTTTGCGACAATGGACCACAACGTTCCTACCAAGGATCGTTTCAACATTACGGATCCAATCTCCAAACAACAAATTGATACACTCTCTCAAAACTGCCGCGACTTCGGCGTGAAACTGTATGATCTGGATACCATTGACCAAGGTGTTGTGCACGTTATGGGACCTGAACTTGGTTTAACCCACCCTGGTAAAACCATTGTTTGCGGTGACAGCCATACATCCACACACGGTGCATTTGGTGCACTGGCATTCGGAATCGGAACCAGTGAAGTGGAGCATGTAATGGCCACTCAATGTTTGCAGCAAGCAAAAGCAAAAACCATGGAAGTCCGCTTCGTCGGAAAGCGTAATCCGGGCGTAACCGCAAAAGACATGATCCTCGCAGTGATTGCCAAATATGGCACTGACTTCGCAACAGGTTATGTTATTGAGTATACTGGCGAATCGATCCGTGAACTCAGCATGGAAGAGCGTATGACGGTTTGCAACATGTCTATCGAAGGTGGAGCAAGAGCAGGCATGATCGCACCGGATGAAACGACTTTTGAGTATCTGCGTGGACGTGAATATGTACCTGCTGATGCCAAATTTGATGAAGCTGTTGCAGCGTGGAAAGAGCTTGTTACAGACGAGGGTGCAGAGTTTGATCGTGTCGTAGAAATCGATGTGGAATCCCTGATTCCGCAAGTAACTTGGGGTACCAGCCCCGGGATGGGAACGGATATCTCATCCAAAGTACCTGTACCAGCAGAACTGCCAACTGAAAATGAACGTAAAGCAGCTGAAAAAGCGCTTGAATATATGGGACTTACACCTGGAACACCGATCTCTGAAATTCCGGTTGATTATGTATTTATCGGTTCTTGTACGAATGGACGGATTGAGGATTTACGTGCGGCAGCTCAGGTTGCCAAAGGCCATACAGTATCCAGCAATGTTACTGCTATCGTTGTTCCTGGCTCAGGCCGTGTTAAAATTCAAGCCGAAAAAGAAGGTCTGGACAAAATCTTTACGGAAGCGGGATTTGAATGGCGTGATGCAGGATGCAGCATGTGTCTTGCAATGAACCCGGATGTGTTGAAACCAGGGCAGCGTTGTGCATCGACATCCAACCGTAACTTCGAAGGACGTCAAGGTCGTGGTGGACGTACCCACCTGGTATCTCCGGCAATGGCGGCGGCGGCAGCGGTTAAAGGTCACTTCGTTGACGTACGTGACTGGAATTTTAAAACGGAAGCAGTTATCTAA
- the leuD gene encoding 3-isopropylmalate dehydratase small subunit, protein MEEFKTLQGIVAPVDRVNVDTDAIIPKQFLKRIERTGFGQFLFYEWRFDEEGNNNPSFEMNKSRYEGASILISRANFGCGSSREHAPWAIMDYGFRCVIAPSFADIFYNNCFKNGILPIKLSEEQVEDLFQRTAAHEGYELNVNLENKTITDAHGLHIDFDLDEHRRQFLLQGLDDIGLTLQHDDEITAYEQRHAAKLFG, encoded by the coding sequence ATGGAAGAATTTAAAACACTGCAAGGTATCGTTGCACCGGTAGACCGGGTCAACGTAGATACAGATGCTATCATTCCAAAACAATTTTTGAAGCGGATTGAACGTACCGGATTTGGACAATTTTTGTTCTATGAATGGCGTTTCGATGAAGAGGGGAACAACAATCCTTCTTTCGAAATGAACAAATCCCGTTATGAAGGAGCATCCATTCTGATCTCCCGCGCAAACTTTGGCTGTGGCTCATCCCGTGAGCATGCGCCTTGGGCAATTATGGACTATGGATTCCGTTGTGTCATCGCACCATCTTTTGCAGATATCTTCTACAACAACTGCTTCAAAAACGGCATCCTGCCAATCAAGTTGTCTGAAGAGCAGGTAGAAGATCTGTTCCAGCGTACGGCTGCCCATGAAGGTTATGAGCTGAATGTCAACCTGGAAAACAAAACGATTACCGATGCACACGGACTGCATATTGATTTTGATCTGGATGAACACCGTCGTCAATTCTTGCTGCAAGGTCTGGATGATATCGGCCTGACATTGCAACATGATGATGAGATTACAGCATATGAGCAGCGTCATGCTGCGAAGTTGTTTGGATAA